The Alnus glutinosa chromosome 8, dhAlnGlut1.1, whole genome shotgun sequence DNA segment CCAACGCTACAGCACATGAGCCTAGCCTTGAGAGAACACGCTTGCATCGCTgtagttaatggagcttttcaaattcaacacctcCCTTATACCTTTAGATACTTAAACAACTCTCACATTTCAGCATCTCAAGGATGTCTTCTGTCATGAAAGATGCTTTGTTTGTTAACATttgtttattcttctttttgttatatgctttcaaaataaaaacattaacaaacaacccaaaacacaaaacaattaaaattactcacttttatctcacttcaaaacactttttcaaaacaaagataaaataaaaaaccctctaaaaaacattaacaaacgaaATCCTAATATTTTTGATGAGTATGAAAGACAATATCTAAAGCCTACTTCAGATTTTTTCCGTCATCTTGAACTTTCCCTTCCGTTGTAGCACCTCTGACATTTACAATCAAATTTCTAAACAATGTAACTTTCTATGTTCTCTTTTGTGGTTTACTTTTTCTGATTTGATAGTTTTCTATGCTATTTATTTGTAGTTGGGCATGGTCcaagtgttttttcttttcttttcttttcttttcttttctttttaattcttcTGTTTATAGCCTGTCCTAGTCTTTCCTTGACgagacttaattaattagtatgtTATTTGTTGTTCCAGATTTATGTTCCATGGAGTATGTCTGGTCTTTACATGCTCTAAAGCATCTTCCCCTAGTTCTTCTGTTGTTTGAGGAATGTaatgttggatttggttttgttttaggGCGACTTTCTGGTGTCATGGACGATAGAGGAAAATACATATACATCTCACAGGAAGAAATGAAAGCTGTTGCGGACTACATTAAGCGTGAGGGGCGGGTTAGCATCTCGCATCTGGCTAGCCAGTCCAACCAGTTCATTGATTTGGAGCCAAAAGCCGAGTTTGTTGAGGAAATCTGCAATGTGGAGGAGATCAGTGTATCTTGATTCAAGTGAATCTGTGTCATAGATAATTAGATATATAGTGGGAAACGAAATGCATAATGAAAAGTAAAGAGGCTTTATTCAATTTGCATGTGTGCATGACTTTAACATGAAAACCAACCAACCTACACTTTTGTGCGAAGAAAGGCAACATAGGTTTGACACGGGAATTGGGACAAGCTCCTGTTCTGCCAAAACCTTTTTTCACGTGTGCTCTGGTCTGGGTACGAAAAAAGGTAGATAATTTTTTACTCTCAAACTTGCATTACTAATGTTTAAGTTACTAATTGagcaaaatttattatttattatttattattttattttttttaatgtctacGCATTTGAGCAAGAACTTGATCAAGTCTCCGATTGATTTGAAGAAGCAAGATCGTGGAAACCCTGTTTTCTTGTAggtttaaaatatgaaattggCTTTAcgttgtttttgtaattttaatcGCTTATGCAAAATGACAAACTAAAACttactttatctagtttagctaatgagttttaaaaggcACAATACATtcaattatctattcttaactttatattatttagatatatttttttattcttttttttattacttctttaattatcctttttttttattgtctttttttttttttttttttttttttttttttttttttttttttttttttggttgttaaaTTCAAAACGGTCATTTGGAAGACCCACATGAGGAAGGGGAAATGTCAGGAATTCAGGCCTGTAAATTGAAATCATTGACATTGGAGCTTTGCTCCCTCCAGATTCTTTCCTTTCTCTCCTGACTCCTGCGGTGTGATTTCTCTTCACTGGGCAAAACTCCTTTCTTTCTCCTTGTGCGGCGATACAATCCGAAGACaaaactctctcttttctcttgcgTGTGGGCCGGTGTGGCACCtcaaaacaagagaaagaatGCTTCCTTGTCTTCTGCAGAGAAGGAtgaccaagagagagagagagaggataagagaaacaataaataaaaaaccatctGTGAAGAGTGTAATGCACTGTTCGCAAATGGGTGAaacatttattttacatttagtTAACATAATCTAATGGAGtgtatttttaacttttttgtttAACTATTTTagcttaaagttgcaaatagTTAACATATTGAAAATGCTTTTAGTTAGGAGACACtataacttttactacaaaTCTCTTTATAAATTGACGTGGTAGAGTCACTTGATTGTTATGTTAGTTTATAAGgaaattgtagtaaaaattgtatttttcttatcGGTATTCTAGATTTAATTATCACTTTATGAATCCATGCAATAGGTCAGACAAGTTTAGATCGAAACGAAGTTTGACAATTTCATTACTCCTCAACCATCATAACTAAGCCTTGCTCGTCTACTAATGAGTTGCCAAATCTTAATTCACTCGTTGGAAGGCAATTCTAGAAGTAAAATCAcagttaatatttttatggttCTTCCGATCCAGTACTAGTTTAACGCCCAACGCAATTGCAACCCATCCATTTTAGGCCTTTCCAGGCCAGCTTCTTGTTTACCATTTAAcaaaccaaacaacaaaaataacctCAAACGACAGCTACGTACGTACCTTTGTCCTTGTCCCCTAGCTCTTCTACTGAGTAATATTGCCAGCCTATTAAATGTTCTATACAAAAATAACctcatttctcttaaaattcACAAATTATTTACCATTTATAGAAAAATTGTAGTGAAATTGATCATGATTTTCCTTTTGACAGTGTATGTCTACCAAGAATGAGCCCACAACCTCCGAATTCGACGCTAAAACTAGCGGAAGAAAATTCAGTTGACTCAGTCTTCCAATGTCTCTTCTCTTTTATAACCATTTCACCTCTTACTCTTCCAGGGTTTCCCTCAGAAATTAACCCCCACTTCCTCCCGTGCCGCGGCCTCATGCGGCCGCTGCTCTCACAAAACCACGAAGCCATTGTTTCAACAAGCAATGGGAACAAAACCAGGAAATATTATAACTGCATGGCACCATGCATTGCCTTTTTACGTAACATTGTTGttatttgtgttgttttatggAGCTGGGGTTTGTCATTGCCAAGACTATGACGAAACCTCCACGCCGGCGGCTCCACCGCCCGAGCAGGACGATTGTAATGGGATTTTTCTCTCGTACACGTTCATTTCGCGCCTGAAAGAGTACCCGCACTTGAAAAACGTGAGCGCACAGGCATGGGCGTTCAAGGCCCAGGCCATGGTGTTCAATACCGGGGAGGACGAGCTGAATGCGTGGAAGATGTTCATCGGGTTTCAGCACAAGGAGATACTGGTGTCGGCGAGCGGAGCCGTCTTGGTTGACGCAAGCGATTTTCCGGCTGCAGTCGGGAACGGGACGTACCTTGTAGGGTCTCCGACGGCAGACTTGATGACCTCGATTGATACGGCGGGGGATCTTAATCAGATTCAGGTGACGATGGAGCTCATTGGGACGCAGTTCGGGGTGAAGCCCCCGGGTGTGCCGATGCCAAGGACGATTAGGCTTGAGAATGATGGGTATAGGTGTCCGGCACCGCGTCTTCATggtatgttttgtttgttttaaggtttgtatatatatattttgtgcaTGCAGAAGGCTAGGGgatgaaaaaatatattgaaaaactTTTGATAATAACAGATCGAGACAACGATAATTTACATTTTCTGGACTGGTAGGCTTTAAGTTCTCAATTTCCTGGAAATTGGCAAGAATATTATTTGGGGGAGGATATTTCTTGACTTAAGAGAATCTGAAATGATCCTTGTTAGACGATTTTCAGGTCCCCGTTATATATTTAGGCTCGagggaaacaaaaaatatttagaattatGTTTAAGAAGTTTTAGAAACATATGTTCTTCGGAATATGGATCGTTTTTGGGATCCATTGCTGGCCTATTGTTTGTTTCATATTTGTGTTGTCTTTCCTGTTTGGGTTTTGCTGTTGGAGAACTCACTCCGTTTCGTTTGTTTGTTACCTGGTAACCCTTGTCCCATGTCCCATTATtgagtagatttttttttttctcgcaTATATCAACAGTACTTGAACAGAAGTAAATGTTTTCATTGGAAAGGTCATATTTGCTTCAAATTTTTCGTTTTAGGTCCCAGAGTTTCTCTAGATAAACCGAGCTAAAATAGTTCCCTTCTCTTCAACCTGAGAAGATGAAATAGTTAGATAGTGGAATTTAAATATGTGGAAACCAAAATCTATGGACTTATGggatttctttttccatttcttttgcgTTGTTACAAATTTTCCTAATCCAATCAAGAGCATTTTATTCTTATTGATATAATTAGTTCTAATTTGTTATTGTTAAAAAGCAAGCATTAATCTTTGGATTATAACATCTTAATTCGATCAATCCCTGCAACTGAAAAACACAGTAGAGCTGTACATTGGTAgcatgaattaattaattacgaggtatatatatatctttgtaCGTACTTAATTACTCTTGGCAATTAAATTTGTTTCCAGGGAAGAGTGTGATGTTTGTATGCTGCAAAAGAGATCCAAAATACAAGGCCAAAAAAGCCAAAAAGACCAAATTTTTGCCTCGTCAGAACGGCGATCTCTCCTTCACATACGATGTGCTCCAAACCTATGGCGGCAACTATCTCGCCCAAGTCACCATCGACAACAACCACCCATTAGGCCGTCTCGATCACTGGAACTTAACCTGGGAGTGGATGAGGGGAGAGTTCATATACAGCATGAGAGGAGCCTACACTCACAGAAAGGACGCCTCCGCCTGCATCTACGGCCGCGCCACTCAATACTATACAGACTTAGACTTCTCTCAGGTCATGAACTGTGACAAAAAGCCCGTCATTGCTGACCTCCCTCCCTATCTAGCTAACGATACAAAAGTTGGGAAATTACCATATTGCTGCAGAAACGGCACCATCTTGCCAAAAGTAATGGATGAGAGCAAAGCAAAGTCGATTTTCCAATTACAAGTGTATAAGCTTCCCCCTGACATGAACCGGACTGCTCTCAATCCGCCACAGAAATGGAGTATCAACGGCGTTCTTAATCCGCAGTACAAGTGTGGCGCTCCGATCAGAGTTGACCCGACAGAGTTTCCCGACCCGACTGGAATTCAGGCGACAGTTTCTGCCATTGCAAGCTGGCAAGTTGTATGCAACATCACCCGTCCGAAGGTTAAGCAATCTCGGTGCTGTCTTTCGTTTTCAGCGTACTATAATGCCAGTGTCATCCCCTGCAACACGTGCGCCTGCGGTTGTGGAGAGTCAGATACCTGCAATCAGAATGCCCGCGCAATGCTTCTCCCTCCGGAAGCGCTTCTCGTGCCTTTTGTAAACAGAACAGAGAAAGCAAAAGCCTGGgcaaaaatcaaacactttcCTGTACCAAACCCATTGCCTTGTCCGGATAACTGCGGGGTTAGCATCAATTGGCATATTGACACTGATTACAGGAGCGGATGGACTGCTCGGATTACGCTCTTCAACTGGGAAGATCTCATTTTTGAGGATTGGTACACTGCAATTCAGATGAAAAACGCTTTCCCCGGTTTTGATAAAGTATACTCCTTCAATGGTACCAGCTTGCCAGAGATCAACAACACCATCTTCTTCCAAGGCTTAAAGGGTTTGAATTTCTTGATGGGAGAGACAAATGGGAGTAAAGAGAATGACCCAAGAGTTCCCGGAAAGCAGCAGTCAGTAATTTCTTTCTTAAAGAAACACACGCCTGGCATTAATATACAACGAGGAGATGGATTTCCGACTAGGGTGCTCTTCAATGGGGAAGAGTGTGCACTTCCTCTGGAAATACCCCGGCCGGGAAATGCAGGGCATCATTCTCGTATTAAATTCCCGGCTGTCATATTCGTCGCAGTTATGACTTTTGTGCTGATGACAGATCTCTTCCATATATGATCATTTGGGGTTTTTTGCATGAAGCCTGAATCAGAGGATGAATTAGTACTCTGCTTTTCCTCATATCAAAATTTCTGTCTCAGAAACAGAGGATGCCTATGCACTTGGGCAAATGGCAAATGATGAACGGTGCAACTATGATTTGAAGGCCTGTTTTACTATCAGTAGGTTCCGAAGGCAGATGGAGAGAATGTAACAAGTTGAAAACAGACATAATGATCGTTATCTGTATGGAATTGTAACTACTATTATATAACTATGGATTCACATGGTGTCTGACAGATATTCTCCATTGTACAGTGATGGTTCACTGCATGATTTTTTGTTTCCTAATTCCTAGTATGTATACAGTTTGAAACTTTTGGAGGTTTTGGTCTTCTAACTTGTTGATCTCAATCTTTTCATTTAAAAACACTGGAAAATAGGTTGTCTTAGAATATAAACGCAACTATGTAGCTCAACTTGCTGGAACCAATATTAAGACCTTGTAGAGTGGACAAGATCCTTGTCTTGggatatttatttataattgagGGGAGCTAAGTGAAAGGGTTAAGTAGTTTGGGGAGTCACTtgcaactttaaaaaatttggggaggcATGCAATTCAGTTGTAAATTTGAACTTTGAAGGGGGTAATAGTTTTCGTGTGATATTACAAAAGATAATAACTTCTACAGGGACATGACAGAAACCAAGTCCTTTGTGCCCTCcaataagaaaagaaattgccACATTAGCATAGAACACAAAAACTggaaaccaaaaaataaaaaaataaaaaataaaatctgttcTTTAAACCCAACTCTTTCCAGCCTCTCCCATGGCTTCCCCACCATCAAATAGCACAATTATCGAGTGACAACTCTACCTAAGTGTGACCATGGTAGCTCCCTCCCTGCTGAGCATCGTTCATGAGGGCTTGGATGATGAGAAGTGTATCTACTCCCTTAAAACCAATCGATCCATAACTTAACACTAACCCCACAAAAAAAATCTAGTAGTATCCAAATTAATGGA contains these protein-coding regions:
- the LOC133876559 gene encoding COBRA-like protein 10 translates to MGTKPGNIITAWHHALPFYVTLLLFVLFYGAGVCHCQDYDETSTPAAPPPEQDDCNGIFLSYTFISRLKEYPHLKNVSAQAWAFKAQAMVFNTGEDELNAWKMFIGFQHKEILVSASGAVLVDASDFPAAVGNGTYLVGSPTADLMTSIDTAGDLNQIQVTMELIGTQFGVKPPGVPMPRTIRLENDGYRCPAPRLHGKSVMFVCCKRDPKYKAKKAKKTKFLPRQNGDLSFTYDVLQTYGGNYLAQVTIDNNHPLGRLDHWNLTWEWMRGEFIYSMRGAYTHRKDASACIYGRATQYYTDLDFSQVMNCDKKPVIADLPPYLANDTKVGKLPYCCRNGTILPKVMDESKAKSIFQLQVYKLPPDMNRTALNPPQKWSINGVLNPQYKCGAPIRVDPTEFPDPTGIQATVSAIASWQVVCNITRPKVKQSRCCLSFSAYYNASVIPCNTCACGCGESDTCNQNARAMLLPPEALLVPFVNRTEKAKAWAKIKHFPVPNPLPCPDNCGVSINWHIDTDYRSGWTARITLFNWEDLIFEDWYTAIQMKNAFPGFDKVYSFNGTSLPEINNTIFFQGLKGLNFLMGETNGSKENDPRVPGKQQSVISFLKKHTPGINIQRGDGFPTRVLFNGEECALPLEIPRPGNAGHHSRIKFPAVIFVAVMTFVLMTDLFHI